ACAAACGGCGATTTAAGAGAAAATTATATTGCGGATATAGAACTTTACAGAAAGAAAATTTTGGAATTATTTTTAGCTGAAAAACAATTGGGATAAAATATTGGAAACTGTTGGAATTTTTGGCGGAACATTCGACCCTATTCATTTTGGTCATTTAATAACGGCGCAAATGGTTCTTGAAAAAAGAAATTTATCGAAAATTATTTTTGTACCGAGTTATATCTCTCCGCATAAAATGAATTATAATTATTCCGATCCTTTGCACAGATTGGAAATGACCAAACTCGCGGTTGAATCAAATCCAAATTTTGAAGTTTCGGATTTTGAGATAAATCGTGACGAAATTTCTTATTCTTACAATACGCTTTTGGAATTTTCTAAAACGTTTGAAAATATAGAATTAATAATCGGTTTTGATAATTTGGTGACATTTGATACTTGGTATAAAGCGGAAGAGATAATTAAAATTGCAAAACTTGTTGTACTAAAAAGAGTTTATAATAAAGAAATTAAAAGTAGTCATAAATTTTTTGGCGAAGCCGAATTTATTGATACACCAACTATAGAAATTTCTTCCACAGATATTAGAAAGAGAATTTCGCAAAAATCTACCGTAGATTATTTTCTTCCAAAATGCGTCTTGGAATACATAAAAAATAATAATTTATATTTCTCGGTTAAATGATAAAATTTGATAATCTTATATCGGAAATAGCAAAGCGAAATAAGCGGGCAATTTCCAAGGCAATTTCATTGATTGAAAATGAAAATCCAAACGCGGAAATATTTCTGAAAGAAATTCATTCATTTATTGGAGACTCTTATAAAATTGGAATTACAGGTCCACCGGGAGCCGGAAAATCAACTGTAACAAATGAAATTATTAAGAAAATTTTAAATGAAAACAAATCCGTAGGAATTATTGCGGTTGATCCGACAAGTCCATTTACGGGCGGAGCGGTTTTGGGCGATAGAATAAGAATGAACGAAACCGGCATCAATTCCAAAGTTTTTATAAGAAGCATGGCAACACGAGGTAGTCTTGGCGGATTAAATAAAAAAGCCGTTGATGCCGCGGATGTTTTAGACTGCGCAAAATTCGACTATATAATTTTCGAAACTGTTGGTGTCGGACAATCGGAACTTGACATTGCCAAAGCCGCCGATACTACATTGGTTGTACTTGTTCCGGAATCCGGAGATTCGGTTCAGGCCATGAAAGCAGGGTTAATGGAAATTGCCGATATTTTTGTAATGAACAAATGTGACAGACCCGGTTCGGAAAATGCGGTAAATTCTTTGCAAACCATATTGAATTTGAAAGATCATAATGAATTTTCTTATCTTCCAAAAATTTTAAAATGCATTGCGACACAATCTGTCGGCATAAATGAAATATTTACGGAAATAGAAAATCACAAAAACTATTTAATGAAATTTGATAAGCTGAAAAAAAAGAGAATTGTAAACTTAATTGATAGAATTAAAGACATTACCGAAAACAGCATATCCTCAAAAATTTGGAATGACACAGAAACAATTGAATTATTAGATTCTTTAATACAAAAAAATGAATCTCCATATCACATTGCAGATTTAATTTTACAGAAGATTAAATTCCAATAAATTAAACTTTACTTAAATAAATCCACTTTCTTGAAATTTTCAATATTATCAAAATTTGAAAAAAATTTTATAATCTAAAAAAATGAATATTATATAAGTTAGATTTTTTTTAATTTTTGCACGTCAATATTAAAAAATGGAGTAAAAATTGTACGTACCTAAAGAAATATTTTTTACAAAAGGAGTTGGAGTTCATAAAGAATACTTAGCGTCTTTTGAGCTCGCTTTACGTAACGCACATATTGAAAAATATAACATCGTTACAGTTAGCAGTATTTATCCGGTAGGAGTTAAAAAAGTTACAATTAAAAACGGAGTTAGAAAATTAAGCCCCGGACAAATTATACACGCTGTAATGGCAAGAAATGCTACAAATGAACCCAACAGATTAATTGCCGCTTCTTTAGGAATCGCAATTCCAGCAGATTCTTCAATGTATGGTTATTTATCGGAACACCATCCGTTCGGAGAGTCAGCAAAAAAATCCGGAGATTATGCCGAAGATCTTGCGGCATCTATGCTTGCTACAACGCTTGGAATTGATTTTAATCCCGATACCGCTTGGAACGAAAGAGAACAAGTATTTAAAATGTCAGGTCAAATTGTAA
This genomic stretch from Ignavibacteriota bacterium harbors:
- the nadD gene encoding nicotinate (nicotinamide) nucleotide adenylyltransferase, whose amino-acid sequence is MLETVGIFGGTFDPIHFGHLITAQMVLEKRNLSKIIFVPSYISPHKMNYNYSDPLHRLEMTKLAVESNPNFEVSDFEINRDEISYSYNTLLEFSKTFENIELIIGFDNLVTFDTWYKAEEIIKIAKLVVLKRVYNKEIKSSHKFFGEAEFIDTPTIEISSTDIRKRISQKSTVDYFLPKCVLEYIKNNNLYFSVK
- the meaB gene encoding methylmalonyl Co-A mutase-associated GTPase MeaB, whose product is MIKFDNLISEIAKRNKRAISKAISLIENENPNAEIFLKEIHSFIGDSYKIGITGPPGAGKSTVTNEIIKKILNENKSVGIIAVDPTSPFTGGAVLGDRIRMNETGINSKVFIRSMATRGSLGGLNKKAVDAADVLDCAKFDYIIFETVGVGQSELDIAKAADTTLVVLVPESGDSVQAMKAGLMEIADIFVMNKCDRPGSENAVNSLQTILNLKDHNEFSYLPKILKCIATQSVGINEIFTEIENHKNYLMKFDKLKKKRIVNLIDRIKDITENSISSKIWNDTETIELLDSLIQKNESPYHIADLILQKIKFQ
- a CDS encoding arginine decarboxylase, pyruvoyl-dependent yields the protein MYVPKEIFFTKGVGVHKEYLASFELALRNAHIEKYNIVTVSSIYPVGVKKVTIKNGVRKLSPGQIIHAVMARNATNEPNRLIAASLGIAIPADSSMYGYLSEHHPFGESAKKSGDYAEDLAASMLATTLGIDFNPDTAWNEREQVFKMSGQIVNTSNITQSAEGNKDGLWTTVIACAILLP